The following proteins come from a genomic window of Bactrocera tryoni isolate S06 chromosome 1, CSIRO_BtryS06_freeze2, whole genome shotgun sequence:
- the LOC120782864 gene encoding uncharacterized protein LOC120782864, producing the protein MESTLSLIHTMFPQANFNTDDLEVWNSVDNVLAEENPSAENELAIEISEEEEGDTAVVVAVPPIKHTDAIDCFEKCIKWSEENIVEQEKIFLLKSLHQAQDLKISRPQKQMSITHFFSVE; encoded by the exons ATGGAGAGCACACTTTCTCTTATCCATACAATGTTTCCCCAG gcaAACTTCAACACAGATGATTTGGAAGTATGGAACAGTGTAGACAATGTACTTGCAGAAGAGAACCCGAGTGCTGAAAATGAACTAGCCATAGAAATTTCGGAAGAGGAGGAAGGTGATACCGCTGTAGTTGTAGCTGTGCCGCCAATAAAGCATACTGACGCTATCGACTGCTTTGAGAAGTGTATCAAATGGTCTGAAGAAAACATCGTAGaacaggaaaaaatatttttattgaaaagccTACACCAAGCACAGGATCTCAAAATTTCTCGCCCACAAAAGCAAATGAGCATAACACATTTCTTTTCAGTTGAATAA